The Rhinolophus sinicus isolate RSC01 linkage group LG09, ASM3656204v1, whole genome shotgun sequence genome includes a window with the following:
- the NXPH1 gene encoding neurexophilin-1: protein MQAACWYVLLLLQPTVYLVTCANLTNGGKSELLKSGSNKSTLKHIWTESSKDLSISRLLSQTFRGKENDTDLDLRYDTPEPYSEQDLWDWLRNSTDLQEPRPRAKRRPIVKTGKFKKMFGWGDFHSNIKTVKLNLLITGKIVDHGNGTFSVYFRHNSTGQGNVSVSLVPPTKIVEFDLAQQTVIDAKDSKSFNCRIEYEKVDKATKNTLCNYDPSKTCYQEQTQSHVSWLCSKPFKVICIYISFYSTDYKLVQKVCPDYNYHSDTPYFPSG from the coding sequence gTCACATGCGCCAATTTAACAAATGGTGGAAAGTCAGAACTTCTAAAATCAGGAAGCAACAAATCCACACTAAAGCACATATGGACAGAAAGCAGCAAAGACTTGTCTATCAGCCGACTCCTGTCACAGACTTTTCGTGGCAAAGAAAACGATACAGATTTAGACCTGCGATATGACACCCCAGAACCTTATTCTGAGCAAGACCTCTGGGACTGGCTGAGGAACTCCACAGACCTTCAAGAGCCTCGGCCCAGGGCCAAGAGAAGGCCCATTGTTAAGACGGGCAAGTTTAAGAAAATGTTCGGATGGGGTGATTTTCATTCCAACATCAAAACAGTGAAGCTAAACCTGTTGATCACTGGCAAAATTGTAGATCATGGCAATGGGACATTTAGTGTTTATTTCAGGCATAATTCCACTGGTCAAGGGAATGTATCTGTCAGCTTGGTGCCCCCTACGAAAATCGTGGAATTCGACTTGGCACAACAAACCGTGATTGATGCCAAAGATTCCAAGTCCTTTAACTGTCGCATTGAATATGAAAAGGTTGACAAGGCTACCAAGAACACACTCTGCAACTATGACCCTTCAAAAACCTGTTACCAGGAGCAGACCCAAAGTCACGTGTCCTGGCTCTGCTCCAAGCCCTTTAAGGTGATCTgtatttacatttccttttatagTACAGATTATAAACTAGTACAGAAAGTGTGCCCCGACTACAACTACCACAGCGACACACCTTACTTCCCCTCTGGATGA